DNA from Leptospira langatensis:
TCCCAGTATATCCTGTTTTCGACTCTTCCTTGCGAAGAGAATAAGGAAATCAACCGTTTCGATCTAGAGATCGTCTCTAAGAACGGGGCATGCATCCTACAAGGAGCCCAGACCATCCGAAAGTCGGATATCTTCCGTCTAGAGGTCCTGGTAGGAAACCTACAAGCTCCTTTCGACTTAGGCTCTAAGGAAGAAAATATATTAAACCATACGAATATAATGGAATCCGCAAATTCGGTGGTTCGATTCTTCCTTCACGGAGTATACAGCCAATTTACGATGGATTTCATTCCCAAGGATTCGGACAGATCCGTGAAGCTTTCCTTCTTCTTTAAGGATGGAAAGCTAAGAATGGATATCGCTCATCCGAACGATCCCAGGTTCCCGTATTGTCAGGGAACGGATCCGAAGGATCTAACTGTATTCCAGAAAGGGAAATGGCCACTGGAATGCTGGGTCCAAGAAACATTCGATCGTAAGACCGCAAAAGAGATCCTCGTTCCAAACGCAGACGGGTTATCTAAGAAAAACCCGAAAACAGGACAGGAAGAAGAACAGAAAGTAGGAGCTAAGATCTTCGAAGGAAGCATCGGAGACAGACCTGCATTATGTTTTTTTAAAGATTCCAGAGTTGCCGGAGGAGCGACAGGAGACTTGGAAGGAAGGAAATATCTCGCCGCCGCCTATTACGCATATCGCAAAGATATTCCTCTGTACGTTTGGAACGATGGAGCGGGAGCGAATATAAAAGAAGGAATGGTATCCTTGAATCGGGCCGCCGAAGGATTCTTTATGAATTCCTTATTAACCTCCTTAACGGAAGCTTCTGAGTTCCGATCGGCAATAGAATCCCATCCGGATCCGATCCTACGGGATATCTGCCAGCAAATGGAAGAAAAATACGGATCCGAATTCAGAAAGTACGATTCGGGAGACAGACCGAAGCATTGCTTCGTAACAGCAGTGGGGATCGGTTCTTCCACTGGATTGGACGTCTACGGATCTTCCCAAGCATCCCTTCAATTATTGTTAAACGAAGACGAGTCATATCGCGTACTCACCGGATCTTCCGTAATCGAGTCCGTAACGGGTGAAAAGTTTACCAACTACGAGATAGGTGGAGCGAGGATCATGGGTCAAGCAACCGGAACAGTGGACTTTGTTGCAAGCGATAAGGTCCAATTGATCTGGTACATCCGCCGCATCCAAGAATCTCTATTGGGCGATCATTCTACTAAAAAGGAAAATGTTCCTAGAACTACACCTGAAGAATCCAACGTCCTGGATGAGAACGAGCTTTTTCATAATTCGGATAACGGTTTCTTCTTGCCGATCAAGGAAAATTATTCCGGCTCGGGCTCCCTTGTTTCGGGACTCATTCGTTTGGGAGAAAGTCCAGTGCTTGCCATGGGACCTCGTACGATATATGGATTCCATTCCCTACCTTGCGTCATAAAGGCAAAGGAATCCGTGCGGATCGCGGAGAAGACGAATTCGAATCTTCTTCTCATCTATGGAAACAGATGGTTTAGGAGTTCTCATTTGGACGAATACGATTCCCTAAGACCAAGAAGGGATTTCCAAAAGTCTCTACAAGATTTCCAAGGAACTTGTTTGCATTTTGTAAAGGATCCTTCGGGACTTAGGATACCGGAACTCGCATCCGCTGCGGAAGTTTGCTTGCTCTTAGAGCCGAACGAGAAAACGGGAACAAGCGCTCAGAAAGAATTCGCGAACAAAAGACGTTGGGCGACATTCACCGCGAAGAATGAAACGGAAGCATATCAGATTATTCGAAAATTCTTTCATTTGATGACTCATAGAGAGATCCGAGATTTTAATCCGAATCAGGCGAACATCGGTCTTCCTTCCGGGACCAATATCCCTTACGATATGAAGGAAGAGATCGTTCTCAAGATAATCGATCCGGATACATTCTTAGAATTCGGAGAATGGGACCCTGGCTCTAGCTTGATCACAGGGATCGGAAGGATCCAAGGAAAGACTGTTGCGATTATCGCAGACCAACCGAAAGGAGGAGGATCTCCCGATGCACCTGGCACAGAGAAATTCAGGGTCTTTACCGAGTTTGCGAACAAACATGAACTACCTCTTCTCATGCTTTCCGATGCTCCTGGATTCGTGCCAGGAACCAAACAGGAAAGATTAAGGATCCAGCAAATAGGCGGAGAATCTTTAGATAGGAACGTACTGTCCAAGATCCCCGTCGTCTCCATAGTCCTAAGACAGAACTACGGAGGAAGACAGATCCATGCATTCAGCGGATTCTTGAGACCCGGGATCGCATACTATTCGTTAGCCGATGCGATCCTTGCAGTCATGGGAGCTAATTCTGCATTCGACCTATTCCAAGGAGCAAAGATCTCTTCTCTTCGTAAAGAAGGAAAGGATAAGGAGATCGAAACCATACAAACCGAGTTTTTCGGAGCGTTCGTACAAAAGTCCAGAGCGGATGCGGATGCGAAGAATACCGGAGTATTAGACGGAGTCTTTCCTTCCGTTTCCGGACTAAGAGAAACCATTCGACAAGGATTGGAAGAAGCAGATCGCAAGATCCACTCCTGGAAAAAGACCCAAGAGAAATACTCTAAAGGGGAAGTATACCGGAATAATTCGGGAAAGGATGAAGACTGGAGAGACCTCATCCTTCCCTAATAATTCTCTTCTTGCATTCAAAAGGAGTTCGGCTTAAGCCGAAACTCCTTTATCTTTTTCGGATCGCGATCATTGCGATATCGTCAGAGAGTTGAGAGAAACCGGACTTGCCAAGGCCTTGCTGCGTATGAGCCTCCACATCCGTGACGATGGTTTGGATCAATTCTTCGGGACGTTTTTCCCCGTTTGCCTGCAATAACTTCGCCAGTCTTTCTCTGGTATACATATCCGAGCTTGGACTTCTCGCTTCATCCAAACCGTCAGTGTATTCGAAGAATATATCTCCCGAATCCAAGGTAAGCACTCTTCTTTCTATCGTAGTTTCGAAGAAGTCATTGTCGTCCATACCGATCGGCAGTCCGCCCGCAGGCAATTCCTTGATCTTCTTATCGGAAGCATCATAGAAGAGAGGCTTAACGTGTCCTGCTGAAATATATTCCAGCTTAGAGGTATTCGAATCGAAAATAGATAAGAAGAATGTAATGAAGATATGGTCAGGAGTATCCTCGTATAGATAACCGTTCGCCTCCAGAAGGATCTTTTTCAAATCCCTTTCTCCTTTTCTAAGGATAGCTCGGATCTGAGCTCGGAATAATGCCATTACGATTGCAGGTCCCACTCCATGATTAGAGACGTCCCCGATACAAATTGCGATCTTACCTCCGCCAAGCTCGATAAAATCGTAGTAGTCCCCGCCCACTCCGGTCATTGCCTTATAGAAGGCGCCAAATTCCACGAAGTCGTTCAAACTCGAAGGAAGTTTCTCAGGTAGAAGTCTTTTCTGGATCTCTTCTGCAGCCAGGAGTTCTCCCTTCATTTCCTCTCTTTCCTTCAGTCCGTGAACCATGTCGTTCAAGGACTCGCTTAAGACGCCGATCTCATCGTAGCCCGCAGGAGGGAATTCTACCTCTAAATTCCCTTCTCCGATGGTCTCCGCGTTCCTACTGATCACACGGATCCTTCTGACCATAAGCCAGGCAAGACCGTAAGCCAACAGAATAGCGGCGATCCCGATGATCCCCGTGTATCGGACCATTTCCTCCCGGTTGCCTCTCATTTGGCGGACACCTTCCGTGCGATCTATTAGAATAATATTATATCCTAATAAGTCTTTACGAAGAAGGTCGTAGATCAGGCCTTTTCCGGACTCATCTCCGGGAGCCACCAAAGGAGTGGAATCCAGGGCCCACATGACTTCCTCGGCCTCGCTTCTGCTTCGGACCAAAATACCGGAATCCCAGGAAACTCCTTTTGCTTTAGGGAGTTCCGTTTCCGAATTTCCGGATAGGATCCATTCTCTTAATAATTTCCACTTAGCTCGAACTGCCCTACGTTCGTTTTCATCCTTATAATATTTACGAATTCCGGACGGCCCCGCCTTGAAGGGAATGAATGCAAAGTCCTCTAGCGCGGCCTCTCTCAAACCGTAAAAAGCGTCCTCCGCCTTACGATCCGCAAAGAAACTCCAATCCCCCTTGGTAGAATCCATACGTATTAGAGAATCCTTATATTCTTCCAGAAGGGATTCCAGGTTTCTGATCTTTTCTTGGATCTCTTCGGGAGATTTCTTGTTCTCTCCCTCTTTGGGAGGAAGTTTCAGCATCTTCTCCCATTCCAGGATCTCTTTTCCGGTATCCGTGATCTTCTTCTTTAAGCCATCGTGATCTTCGTCCCATTTCTTTTCGGCCTTTACGAAAGCAGAGGCATACGGCTGAAGTTGTTCCAGCTTAGTTTCCCTCTTCTTTAGCATTTGGCGATATGCAGAGGCAAGATTTCGGAAGTCTTTATCGGCAGAAGGTTTTGCCTTTCCGTCCTTACGCAGCTCGTTCATTCTCGCCTTCAGCTTTTGGGAAACCTCCCCAATTTCAGCGGAGACTTTCTGATCTTCTTCGATATATTTCTTCCAATCGCCTGCGTTAGATGCAATCTCTTCTGCCAGAGCTCTAGATCTTTCCGCTGTGCTTGGATTCCGAAATACTGGACGATAGACTACTTCGTATTGGCGACCACCCACCTCATAGCTTTCCGGCTCCGATTTGTTTTGAATGACTTCCAATACATCGGTGTCACCGAAGAGGCTTTTGCGACTTTCCACATAGTCCGCTTGACTAAACAGCTTCTTGCCGGTCTCGGAACTTTGGGAGAATAGAAGACCTGTATCCAAAGTCTCTTTCCCCATTCTGTCATATGCTAAAATTCTAATTTTATCCGGCAGAAGGCCAAGAGAAGAGATCCGATCCTTGAAGGAACCTCTAAAGAAATTTTGAAGCGCTTTTGTAAGGGCAGTCTCTCCTAATGCTGCCTTCTTTTCTCCGTCCGGGATTGCCTTTTCAGAAGCTTTTCTTTCCTTATCCAGCTTCTCCCTATCGATTTGGTATGTTTTCTTTTTCTTAGGATCCAGATCCGCCTTGGCGATCTCAGCTTCCAAGAACTTCACTTCTTCATCGATCTCTTCGATCCTCGTCTTAGCACTTTCCGCACTGATCCTTGCAGACGCGGTCCGTTCCGCAATGGCTCTGATCTTATCGTAAACAGGACCGTCTATGGGAGACCCGTTTTCTTTTCGTAACTCATTGCGAACCTTGGATTCGAATTCGCTGATCTCTTTCTCGGAAAGATAACGTGTGAAGTAAGTATCTACAGATTTATAGACATTCCCGCGTTTTACATTCAGACCGATGGATTGACCGAAGGCTTTCAATGCTCCGAACAATCCTCCTTCTTTCTGGACCACGGTTCTCCTAAACTTACTTAACTGTTTCTTCTTTTCCTTCACACGGATCTTAAACTCTTCTACGAGGATCATGCTTCGGCTAAGATTCTCCAGGTCCAGAACGACAGAGTTCACATATTCCAAAGGAGGTTTCAGCTCAGATTCCAGCTTTTCTTCCAGAGCTTTGGTCTGCTGAGAATAATGGATTGCGGAAGTGAAACCTAGGATCGCGATAACTAGAGCCGCAGTAAAAAAGGAGAGCTTAGCCCGGATTCCGGGTAAGACAGCCCTGAGAAATTTGTTTTTGATCATCTTATTCTCTCGTATGGATCAGAGTAAGTTTATTGCGCGGAGGATTTTTTAGACGTTGGTAACGGACTACCATTATCTTCTTGATGGAACGTAAGCCGAAACCTCCGTCGGCCCCGCTTTCATATAATTCCTTCCAGGTTTCGCTTTTTTCTTTGGTGGGATCGAAGGGAATTCCCTCATCGAGAATGGAGAATTTCCAACTTCGTTTATTCTTCTTCATTCTAAGTTCTATCTTAGACTGGTTCGGCTCGGAAAAACCGTGCTCGATCACGTTCGTCATTGCTTCATCTAAGCAAAAGACGATCCTGCCTTTGACGATATCGGCACATTCCTCTCCCAAAAATTCGCGAACCTCGCTGCGAATTTTGGATAACTCGTCCAGATCGACGGAGTACAGTAGTACCTTTTCCAAAAAGGGATCCATTAGAAGGATCTTATACTCCGCCGATAGCGTCGTCTAAAGTAGGGAATATCCTGACTTTCTTGGTGAAGTACATGAGTTCCATCGTATCCTTGACTTCTTTCTTCAAACTACAGAATACGATCTCACCGGATTTCTCCTTTAAGAACTTTTGGATAGAGTTCAGCACTCCGATCCCTGCGGAAGCAATATACGTCAGAGCCGCACAATCGCAGATGATCGTCTTGATCCCGTTCCCTACGGCAGCTTCCAATTTGATCTTCAGATCCGGCGCGGTCTTCGCATCCAGCTCGCCCGCGACCTTAAGGATTAATTTGCTGCCTTCTACTTTTTCATTGAATGTAAGATTTGCCATTACACACCCTTCCTTAATTCCTTCATTAAATCTTTCGCTTGGATAATTCCGTAAAGTTTTCTTTCTAGAGAATCTATTTCGTAATAGTATTTCACGTTAGGATCTCCTTCAAAAATGTGAGCATATTTGCGTATGCCTTGGATAGCTTTTTTGGCATTCCCTTCCAGGATCCCTTTCGTGATCGTATAATATAGTTCGATCGCCAACGAATCTCTGAGAGTTTCCTTAAAGCCGTGTTCCCTCTTGCTCAACGCGTCCAAAAGATTGTCCACCTCTTGTTCGCTGTACGTTTCCGAATCGCTATAGTTAACAATATAACGAGAAAGTAATTTTTTGCACCGGACCAGGTTGTTTACTTTTGCAGCGGAAAGGATCTGCTGGTAAAGATTATGGACTTCGGAGTCCAAATAGACCTTTTGTCGAGTACCATCCAATTTAACCGGTTCGAAAGCCGATTTCAATTCTTCTTTGGAGAAGTTCTTGATCGAGTCCTCGAATAATTTCTCGTTATTGCTGCTGGTTAGTTTAGCGAATTCTTTTAAAGATTTTTCTAAAACAGCTACGAATTCCAACGCCTCTGGGGAAAAAGCGACACTCTGGACTTCTTGGATCTTTTCCAAGAAGAAGATACATGAGTCCCCCAAAGCCGAGAGGCTCTCTTGTATCGCTTGAGAGACGAGTCGTTTACAATGATGTGGAATGGTATGCAAATAGGAAGGATTCCTGGAATCTTCCTGGATCTTATCGATCATCTTACTCGCAGCAAGAGCGGAATGCGACTTTTCCTTTTCCCAACCCGCGTAAATGAAAGGATCATAGAGATACTTTCTAAAATTCTTTTTGCCCGACATAGCAAGAAGGCGAATGGTTTTAACGAATTCCTGTGCGAGATCCTGAGGTATTGAAGTTCTTTTTTCGGCCATTGATAAAAGGATCTTTAGAACCCATTTGACTGGGTTTTTCGCCGTTTTGAAACAATATGTTAGGCGAAAATTCCAGGTAGATCCAGAGCAGAATGTTTTATTATCCTATCAAAAAGCATAGCAAATTCCGAAGAAGGAACTCCGGTCGAAATCCGGAAATCGGACATAAGATCCCGTAAGGCATCTCGTAAAAATGAAAGAAAAGAGTTTAGTATCAGTAAATTTTAAACTAGTAAAATAGCTCTGGTGCCTTTAGAAGGCTCGCTCTCGAAATCCAAAAACGCATCCAGTCTCTTGGCCATATCGAAACAAATGGAGAGTCCTATGCCCAGACCTCTTTCTCGGATGGTGCCCAGACGGGAACTCAGACGCCCCTCTCTCAAATCCTTCAAATGTTCCGGATCGATTCCCATCCCCTCGTCTTCTACCTGGAATTTGAACTTCTCATCTTGTAATCCGGCTGTAATTATCACGTTCTTTCCAGGAGGAGTGAACTTGAGCGCGTTCGAGATCAGGTTCCGCAGTATGATCTTCACAATTTCCTTGTCCGTACTGATCAAGGAAGGAGGCTTTACCTGCAAGGAAAGTCCTACCTTTTTCATCTGAGCGATTGCGCCATAAAAAGAAACAAGCTCCGAAAATAGTTCTTCCGCATTAAATAATTCTTTTTTAATATTCAAATATCCAAAATTAGCGGAAGCCCAGTGAGCGGTGTTATTAATAAAGTCCGTAACCGATTTGAGTTCGTTAATGATCTTCTTGGAGAATAATTCCTTGTCTTCCGGAGCGATGTCCGTGATCAACATAAGCTCTGCAAGAGAACCGACCTGAGTTAAAGGTCCTCTTAGATCGTGAGTAAGGACCGAAAGCACCCTGTCCTTGAAATCGTTCCTTCTTTGTAGCTCTTCTCTTTGTCGATACACTTCGTCTATGTCGATAAAAGCGACTACGAAATAGTTTTCCCACATGGAGCATTTTATCTCGTACCATTTATCTTCTCCGCTCTTTAGGCGGATCTGAGTGGTCACGAAAACGGTGTCCTTTCCACCTTCCTTCGCTTCCTTTATCATGGAGTACCAATCAGTCCTCTTGCTCTCCCGATATTCAGGATCCGGATACGCGAGAAGGAACCAATCTTGTACGTTAGATAGATCCTCGTAATCGTATCCAATCTGGTCTAAAAAGGCACGGTTCAAATATAGCAGTTCTTCGCTGCCTGCCTCTCCGGAGGAAAAAACGAAGGGACAAGGAACAAAATCTCCGATCTTACGCAGTAAATCTGGATGATTCATTACATCCGAAGGGTTTTGCAGGTTCATGAGAAGGAGTCTCGGCCGAAAAGTATCGGGCCAGAGTATACTCGACAAAAAGGAATTTTAAAGCGTTTTTGTTGAAGATCAAAGTATTTCGCCTTGGCTCTCTGTAGAGATCGATAGACGAAATTTCGACAATCTTTTGGCCCAATTTACAAGGGTAAAATATCCCAATTTAGATATAACACATTCACC
Protein-coding regions in this window:
- a CDS encoding PP2C family protein-serine/threonine phosphatase produces the protein MIKNKFLRAVLPGIRAKLSFFTAALVIAILGFTSAIHYSQQTKALEEKLESELKPPLEYVNSVVLDLENLSRSMILVEEFKIRVKEKKKQLSKFRRTVVQKEGGLFGALKAFGQSIGLNVKRGNVYKSVDTYFTRYLSEKEISEFESKVRNELRKENGSPIDGPVYDKIRAIAERTASARISAESAKTRIEEIDEEVKFLEAEIAKADLDPKKKKTYQIDREKLDKERKASEKAIPDGEKKAALGETALTKALQNFFRGSFKDRISSLGLLPDKIRILAYDRMGKETLDTGLLFSQSSETGKKLFSQADYVESRKSLFGDTDVLEVIQNKSEPESYEVGGRQYEVVYRPVFRNPSTAERSRALAEEIASNAGDWKKYIEEDQKVSAEIGEVSQKLKARMNELRKDGKAKPSADKDFRNLASAYRQMLKKRETKLEQLQPYASAFVKAEKKWDEDHDGLKKKITDTGKEILEWEKMLKLPPKEGENKKSPEEIQEKIRNLESLLEEYKDSLIRMDSTKGDWSFFADRKAEDAFYGLREAALEDFAFIPFKAGPSGIRKYYKDENERRAVRAKWKLLREWILSGNSETELPKAKGVSWDSGILVRSRSEAEEVMWALDSTPLVAPGDESGKGLIYDLLRKDLLGYNIILIDRTEGVRQMRGNREEMVRYTGIIGIAAILLAYGLAWLMVRRIRVISRNAETIGEGNLEVEFPPAGYDEIGVLSESLNDMVHGLKEREEMKGELLAAEEIQKRLLPEKLPSSLNDFVEFGAFYKAMTGVGGDYYDFIELGGGKIAICIGDVSNHGVGPAIVMALFRAQIRAILRKGERDLKKILLEANGYLYEDTPDHIFITFFLSIFDSNTSKLEYISAGHVKPLFYDASDKKIKELPAGGLPIGMDDNDFFETTIERRVLTLDSGDIFFEYTDGLDEARSPSSDMYTRERLAKLLQANGEKRPEELIQTIVTDVEAHTQQGLGKSGFSQLSDDIAMIAIRKR
- a CDS encoding ATP-binding protein, whose amino-acid sequence is MDPFLEKVLLYSVDLDELSKIRSEVREFLGEECADIVKGRIVFCLDEAMTNVIEHGFSEPNQSKIELRMKKNKRSWKFSILDEGIPFDPTKEKSETWKELYESGADGGFGLRSIKKIMVVRYQRLKNPPRNKLTLIHTRE
- a CDS encoding STAS domain-containing protein; its protein translation is MANLTFNEKVEGSKLILKVAGELDAKTAPDLKIKLEAAVGNGIKTIICDCAALTYIASAGIGVLNSIQKFLKEKSGEIVFCSLKKEVKDTMELMYFTKKVRIFPTLDDAIGGV
- a CDS encoding PAS domain-containing sensor histidine kinase; its protein translation is MNHPDLLRKIGDFVPCPFVFSSGEAGSEELLYLNRAFLDQIGYDYEDLSNVQDWFLLAYPDPEYRESKRTDWYSMIKEAKEGGKDTVFVTTQIRLKSGEDKWYEIKCSMWENYFVVAFIDIDEVYRQREELQRRNDFKDRVLSVLTHDLRGPLTQVGSLAELMLITDIAPEDKELFSKKIINELKSVTDFINNTAHWASANFGYLNIKKELFNAEELFSELVSFYGAIAQMKKVGLSLQVKPPSLISTDKEIVKIILRNLISNALKFTPPGKNVIITAGLQDEKFKFQVEDEGMGIDPEHLKDLREGRLSSRLGTIRERGLGIGLSICFDMAKRLDAFLDFESEPSKGTRAILLV